A window of Benincasa hispida cultivar B227 chromosome 9, ASM972705v1, whole genome shotgun sequence genomic DNA:
ACATTAGCAGCATCCTTGGTGTGAGACACACGGAGGATCTGGGTGTCTACATAGGTATGCCTTCTCAAAACGTTAGAAACAAGGATAAAATATTCTAAAAAGTCAAGGACAGGGTTTGAAAGTATTGTAAggttggaagaaaaaaaaaaactcttttcgTTGGGGGGCAAGGAATTTTTTATCAAAGCAATTGCCTAAGTCATCCCTTCTACACTATGAGTTGCTTTCGTTTACCAAAGAACATTTGCAATGAGATCAAAAGAGCATGTGTCAACTTCTGGTAGGGTTCGACTAAAGACAGAAAAAAGAGCGCATTGGTTGAATTGGCCAAAGCTCTGTAAAAGAAAGTATAAAGGTGGCATGGGTTTCCGAGATCTAATCTTACTCAATCAAGCTATGTTGGCTAAATTAAGATGGTATATTGTTAGGAACCCAAACATCCAGCTATCTAAAGTTCTGCAGGGGAGATACTTTCATGATTATGATTTTCTTAATTCCACGCTTGGTAGTAACCCTTCTTTCATCTAGCAAAGAATTATTTGGGGTAAGGAGTTATTTAAGAAAGGGTACATGTGGAAAGTTGGCAATGGCAAACGAATTTTGTCATCGATCGGGACCCTTGGTTGAATAGGGTTGGTTGCATCATCCCTTGTCTGACCAATGACAGTCTCAAAGGTAAGTATGTGAGTTGTCTGATGGATGAAAGGGGCTTCTAGAAGGAGGATCTAGTTAGAGCAAATTTGGATTATCTGGACTCTAAGCTTGTTCTTAGCCTCCATCCCAagtccctttttttttccttttttttttgcaagaTGAGATAATTTGGAATGTGAACTCTAAAAGAGTTTTTTCGGTTAAAAGCGCCTACAACTTGGCGATCAGTCTTAGGGATGGCGTTGGTGCTTCCTCCCCAAGCTCGATCACCTCTACTTCTCGCTGGAAGCATTTTGAAAGATTAATGTAATTCCCAAAGCTAAATTATATGTCTGGAAGATTATCCATGAGGCCCTTCCCTCAAAAGTTCATGTTATTCACTACTGAGTGGATACTAATCCTTTCTATATGTTTTGCAGGAATTATATGGAGTCGATGTCTCATGCTTTTTGGACCTACAAGCTTATCAAGTGCTTCTGAGTGGTTGTCTTTCCTCTTTCGAAGCCAATTTTTGAGCAAAAACATTAAATGGTGGCATGCTTCAGACGTCTGGGATGGGATGTTAGATGTTTTATCCAATGATGAGATCCGCGATGCTATTTTGATCCTTTGGTCTATTTAGAATTATAGGAACAGCTTGCACCATTCGGGAGACTATGCTTCTCCAAAGGTTTTAACGAGGTTTTTTTATAGGGTCCATGTTTCTTGTGGAATGTCCCTTCCTGTTTTGCAAGAGGAGAGTTGTGCAAGTCATAGTTTTTGGGATCCTCCCCCTCCTAATGcttgaaaattgaaagttgatGCTTCCTTGAGTGATTCTCTCAACAGAGGAGGGCTGGGTTGGGTGGTTCGTGACTCCCTTGGGTCTTCTCTTGGTACTAGACTCAAGCGTATTTTTGCAAATCAACTGATTACGTTTCTCGAGGCTCAAGCTATCATAGAAGATCTTGAGTTTTGCGCCTCTCAATTGACACTTCATGATGCTACATTCTTGGTTGATTCAGATGCTTTGGATGTAGTGAAGATTTTGATTCGCGATTCGATTGACTTGTCTGAGATCAGTTTTGTTATTGATGATATCTTTCTTTTGGCTCAGAGCTTTTatcatgtttctttttctttttgtactCGTGTTGGGAACTTTGTTGCTTATAGGCTTTCCCGGTATGCTGCCAATTTAAAGGGTGTCGATGAGTTGTTTGGGTCATCTTTTGTGGAAGACGGTGGGCTATATTGGTTTGATAATTTTTCGGGATGGCTTTCCTCTACGTTGATTAAGGATAGTCCGTCTCCCGAACTTGGTTCATGCTGTTGAGTTTCTTTATATATTGTCTCTTCTTAAAAaggggggaaaaagaaaaaacaaattttcattttatattggATAATTGCTCAAAAGACCCATTTTAAAGGTTGAAAATGGCAAATGACTCAGATACCCATTTGCTGATGTCATGACCACATGAAGTTACATTATtgtcattcttttttctttttcctcttcttctccgATGCGAGAAATCTTACTCTGCACGTCGTTTTCGTCTTTTCTAGCTTCTTCTCCTTTGTACATCGTCTTTTTCTTCTCCAACATGTTGAGTCCATGCAAACAGCTCCAATGGAACCAATTTTGGTGAGCAAGAGACGATAGAGAGAAGTGATTATATGAGTGATGCAAcgaagagagagcgagacggGCTAGAGCTAGAGACAGTGATTTGTgagtgaaaaaagaagaaagagtgAGACGAGCTAGAGCGAGAGATATGGTGATTTGTgagtgaaaaaagaaaagagcgAGACTACTTTTCCACATGCATGCGAGTATATTATGGTAATTTCACTCAAATTTGATGTCAACAAAGGGTCATTcggcatttttttaaaaaactgggTCATTTCACACTTTTCACCTAATTTTTGGGTCATTCATCCGACAGACCCTTTTATATTGACCATGGAATAAATTTgcattttaacatttttaatgtAGCCAAAAATATACAAGTTTACAACTACAACTCCTCCCGATTTctcaactctctctctctcacccTCTCCCCACGCCGCCGGCAGTGTTCTGGCAAGACCTCCTCACTCTCTTGCACCACCCCAACGACGCCGTATCAGTGCCGGCGACGTGCCTCTTCGACTCTCCTTCTATCACCGTCGCACCTATTAGGTAATCTCTCTCGTTCTCACCATCGAGtccatctttctctctctctttggtTCCATTTccgaaaaaagaataaaaaaacgaAGGGATCGAACCAACGATCGATTCTACTCGCTAGGAAGAGAAGAAGCAGGACAAGCAAACTCCTGAATTTGtcgcttaaaaaaaaaaatccttttttgAGTTCAACGCGTGGGGGATTCGAATATCTTTACAATTTAGCTATGAATTTGTCATTTTTGAAGCGCTACACATATGAGATTTACGATAGATATGATCAAAGATGTAGGATTAGCGAGCTTATGGATGGATTTGTATAGCTACATTGCATGGTCTGATTGTTCAGAAAAATTTCCAGTTCTTGCTagcctattttatttttctttgatgatATCGCCGTTTAGGAGTTTTTCATGAATCTTGCCATCTTCTCCTCTCGTTTCATGAATCTTGCTATTGTTTGTGTTTCAAAAGCAATAATCTCCAAGAGTAATATTCCTACCAGACTCTTTACAACCTCCAAAGAAGTTCAGAAAAAATCCAAATCCAGTTACATTTCTCACGAAACAGCCGTAAGGTTAATCAAACATGAAAGAGATCCTCAACATGCCCTTGAATTATTCAACatggtatctgagcaaaagggATTTAATCACAACAATGCCACTTATGCAAGCATTCTTCAAAAGCTTGCTAAGTCCAAGAAATTCCAAGCTATTGatggagttctgcatcaaatGACATATGACACCTGCAAATTACACGAGGGTATATTCCTTGATCTCATGAAGCATTTTTCAAAGTCTTCTATGCATGAAAGAGTGCTCGATATGTTTTATGCCATCCAATCGATCGTTCGTCAGAAGCCTTCTCTTAAAGCGATCAGCACGTGTCTCAATCTTCTAGTTGAATCCGATCGGGTCGATCTAGCTAAGAAGTTGCTTGTGAATGCCAGGAGTAGGCTAAACTTAAGACCAAACACTTGCATTTTCAACATCTTAGTTAAGCACCATTGTAGAAATAGAGATCTTCAAGCTGCATTTGAGGTTGTGAAGGAAATGAAAAGTGCTAGAGTCTCTTATCCTGATCTGATCACTTACTCAACTCTGATAGGTGGCCTTTGTGAAAGTGGAAAACTTAGAGAAGCCATTGAACTTTTTGAGGAAATGGTTTCAAAGGATAAGATCTTGCCTGATGCCTTAACTTACAATATTCTGATCAATGGTTTTTGTCAAGGAGGGAAAGTTGACCGTGCAAGGAGAATAGTTGAGTTCATGAAAAGCAATGGATGCAGCCCTAATGTATTCAATTACTCAGTCTTAATGAATGGCTTCTGTAAAGAGGGAAGATTGCAAGAGGCAAAAGAGGTttttgatgaaatgaaaagcCTCGGGATGAAGCCAGATACAATCAGCTACACTACTTTATTGAACTGCCTATGTAGAACCGGAAGAGTCGATGAGGCGACAGAGTTACTCCAGCAGATGAAGGGCAGAGATTGCAGGGCCGATACTGTAACATTGAATGTGATGCTTGGAGGGCTATGCCGAGAAGGTAGGTTTGAAGAGGCTCTTGATATGGTGCAGAAGCTTCCTTTTGAGGGTTTCTATTTAAACAAAGGCAGTTACAGGATTGTGTTGA
This region includes:
- the LOC120087301 gene encoding pentatricopeptide repeat-containing protein At5g18475, with the protein product MNLAIFSSRFMNLAIVCVSKAIISKSNIPTRLFTTSKEVQKKSKSSYISHETAVRLIKHERDPQHALELFNMVSEQKGFNHNNATYASILQKLAKSKKFQAIDGVLHQMTYDTCKLHEGIFLDLMKHFSKSSMHERVLDMFYAIQSIVRQKPSLKAISTCLNLLVESDRVDLAKKLLVNARSRLNLRPNTCIFNILVKHHCRNRDLQAAFEVVKEMKSARVSYPDLITYSTLIGGLCESGKLREAIELFEEMVSKDKILPDALTYNILINGFCQGGKVDRARRIVEFMKSNGCSPNVFNYSVLMNGFCKEGRLQEAKEVFDEMKSLGMKPDTISYTTLLNCLCRTGRVDEATELLQQMKGRDCRADTVTLNVMLGGLCREGRFEEALDMVQKLPFEGFYLNKGSYRIVLNFLSQKGELKRATELLGLMLNRGFVPHYATSNNLLVLLCNNGMVNDAVESLFGLLEMGFKPEPRSWFTLVDLICRERKMLPVFELLNELITEE